One window from the genome of Clostridiales bacterium encodes:
- the galE gene encoding UDP-glucose 4-epimerase GalE, whose product MMKILVTGGAGYIGSHTCVELLNKGYEVVVIDNLDNSSPKSIERVKKITGKNISMYEGDVRDATLLARIFTEHKIDWVIHFAGLKAVGESCAKPIEYYNNNLYGTLVLTDTMRKHGCKKIVFSSSATVYGDPEVLPLNEECKTGGTTNPYGTSKYFQEIMLNDIYKSDNEWTIVLLRYFNPVGAHESGLIGEDPQGIPNNLTPYIAKVAIGELKEVGVFGNDYDTPDGTGVRDYIHVVDLAKGHVAAIDKTVKSGVYTYNLGTGIGYSVLDVIHAFNKACGKELPYSIKPRRPGDIAACYADASKAKRELGWEAKLGIDEMCASLWNWQQKNPKGYKE is encoded by the coding sequence TTGATGAAAATTTTGGTAACAGGCGGCGCGGGATATATAGGCTCGCATACATGTGTAGAGCTTCTAAACAAGGGCTATGAAGTGGTCGTAATAGACAACTTGGATAACTCGTCGCCTAAGAGCATAGAGCGCGTAAAAAAGATAACCGGCAAAAATATATCCATGTATGAGGGCGACGTGCGTGACGCAACGCTTTTGGCCAGGATATTTACCGAGCATAAAATCGATTGGGTAATACATTTTGCAGGGTTAAAAGCTGTCGGCGAAAGCTGCGCGAAACCCATAGAATATTACAATAATAATCTTTACGGAACGCTTGTCTTGACGGATACTATGCGCAAGCACGGATGCAAAAAGATAGTGTTCTCGTCGTCCGCGACTGTTTACGGCGATCCCGAAGTGTTACCGCTCAACGAGGAGTGCAAGACGGGTGGAACGACCAATCCTTACGGAACGAGCAAGTATTTCCAAGAGATCATGCTTAACGATATATACAAGTCGGATAACGAGTGGACGATAGTATTATTACGCTATTTCAACCCCGTAGGCGCGCACGAGAGCGGACTTATAGGCGAGGATCCGCAGGGCATACCCAACAACCTTACGCCGTATATTGCGAAGGTGGCAATAGGCGAATTGAAAGAAGTGGGAGTGTTCGGCAACGACTACGATACGCCGGACGGCACGGGCGTGCGAGATTATATTCACGTAGTCGATCTTGCAAAAGGACACGTCGCGGCAATAGATAAAACGGTTAAGTCGGGCGTATACACGTACAATCTCGGCACGGGTATAGGCTACTCGGTGTTAGACGTGATCCACGCCTTTAATAAGGCTTGCGGCAAAGAACTGCCTTATTCGATCAAGCCGCGCCGACCGGGCGACATAGCGGCGTGCTATGCCGACGCAAGCAAGGCAAAGCGTGAGCTCGGCTGGGAAGCAAAACTCGGTATAGACGAAATGTGCGCGTCGTTATGGAATTGGCAACAGAAGAACCCCAAGGGCTACAAAGAGTAA